In Candidatus Micrarchaeum acidiphilum ARMAN-2, the genomic window GAGACCATAGGAAAGCGCGGAAACGGGCTCATAATAACAATACCAAACCAGGAGGGCAGGGGGCACGGCTATGCGAAGAAGTACGCTACGCTGGTGCTGCAGAAGGAGCTCGGGTATGACACGTATGAAGCTTCTAAGGCGGTCAACAAGAAAGTTGATGTAAGAGACTATTATGGAGCTGTTGCAATACTGAAGTTCTTTGGGATAGGGCAGAGTCACAGGCTCGAGGTCATTGCAAACAACAATTCAAAGCTTAAGGAGGTATTGGAAAACGGATACAGCGCCAGGCTTGCAAAGCAGGATATACGCGCAGACAGGTATACTATCAAGCATCTCATGGCCAAGAGGGACAAACTTGGCGAAATGGTTAAGATATAACATAGAAATTTTGAC contains:
- a CDS encoding GTP cyclohydrolase II gives rise to the protein MVKNTNDSADKNFVEQVRRSLKPVKKEVQVVENGRAKKFEVRRIAVGPIITRFGNFMIYEFKINDRWKDYEVLVNAKAFDKDFMPLFERGRELLIKTDSGCRTGEIYLDRTCTCRQQLHSAMETIGKRGNGLIITIPNQEGRGHGYAKKYATLVLQKELGYDTYEASKAVNKKVDVRDYYGAVAILKFFGIGQSHRLEVIANNNSKLKEVLENGYSARLAKQDIRADRYTIKHLMAKRDKLGEMVKI